A region from the Calliphora vicina unplaced genomic scaffold, idCalVici1.1 scaffold_75, whole genome shotgun sequence genome encodes:
- the LOC135963053 gene encoding nucleolin-like codes for MSCKLFLVLCAVICIAGSLEAASLRGAAAEENTDAVVHKLDYEGVEANIRSARQAYPQDDSGEDSDEDDEEEDAEAQHLNAIRRQQAYEQSVADSQEGSDEDDDDDTEGDDDDDFYGRRLRRDVSEAVSHNEIEEDSKPSENSEDKEKQPAEESTETAAAAPAATPSGSSNTSVLIMIRDAIKKVTDLPNTQQVATSAQQYFQLFEHFLQQTIEQVIGDDDDEDEAESTTIAAEAEKETESESTSADKVTENSTDKTPASETSDKESSAEHVEVPQPEKLTEAANEIKA; via the coding sequence atgagttgcaaatTATTCCTAGTATTGTGTGCCGTCATCTGTATTGCCGGTTCTTTGGAGGCGGCCTCTTTAAGAGGAGCAGCTGCCGAAGAGAACACGGATGCAGTAGTACATAAATTGGATTATGAAGGTGTAGAGGCAAATATAAGGAGTGCTCGTCAGGCCTATCCTCAAGATGATTCGGGTGAAGATTCCGATGAGGATGATGAGGAAGAGGATGCTGAGGCACAACATCTGAATGCCATTAGACGTCAACAGGCTTATGAGCAATCGGTCGCCGACTCACAAGAGGGCAGTGATgaagatgacgatgatgatacTGAgggagatgatgatgatgatttttatGGTCGCAGACTGAGACGTGATGTTTCAGAGGCTGTTAGCCATAATGAAATTGAGGAAGACTCTAAACCCTCCGAAAACTCTGAGGATAAAGAAAAACAACCAGCTGAAGAATCTACCGAAACAGCTGCTGCCGCACCCGCTGCCACCCCCTCAGGTTCTTCTAATACCTCTGTTTTAATCATGATTCGTGATGCCATCAAGAAAGTCACCGATCTACCCAATACCCAGCAAGTAGCCACCAGTGCCCAACAATATTTCCAATTATTCGAACATTTCCTACAACAAACCATTGAACAAGTcattggtgatgatgatgatgaggatgaAGCTGAATCTACCACAATTGCTGCGGAAGCTGAAAAAGAAACCGAATCAGAATCAACATCAGCCGATAAAGTAACCGAAAATAGTACTGATAAAACGCCTGCAAGTGAAACCAGTGATAAGGAATCATCGGCCGAACATGTTGAAGTACCACAGCCCGAAAAATTGACCGAGGCTGCCAACGAAATCAAAGCTTAA
- the LOC135963052 gene encoding uncharacterized protein LOC135963052 has protein sequence MPINSESAKTDVPKNITDSNGTKTETELIVTPENKENSTLESEAADISSKPDNTTNQPENIDNIESARNVDDLKSFQNNEAIKEEDNKFKDSPQDVAPHEIHRQSEVWKDFTDDFALLEDRMPDLTDEEFDQINGDGAMPWNFLKSLDVKRNIDEIKPRPVQAYTPIYITVPIVINTHSSLPISVTIGGQKIPLKLPSETKQQPSVLASDKVKASAGSPIVTPTSIFNKLMDYSEPPIRQTNRHRSNFRKKIYARNNEHQVEEFEYKSEEN, from the exons ATGCCCATAAATTCAGAATCTGCCAAAACAGATGTACCGAAAAATATAACAGATTCGAATGGAACTAAAACAGAAACAGAATTAATAGTTACCccagaaaacaaagaaaactcCACTCTTGAATCTGAGGCCGCAGACATTTCTAGCAAGCCCGATAATACCACAAATCAGCCAGAGAATATTGACAATATAGAATCGGCACGAAATGTAGACGatttaaaatcttttcaaaataATGAAGCCATAAAGGAAGAAGATaataaattcaaagattccCCACAAGATGTTGCCCCTCATGAAATCCACCGACAATCTGAGGTGTGGAAAGATTTTACAGATGACTTTGCACTGCTCGAAGATCGCATGCCCGATTTGACAGATGAGGAGTTTGATCAAATTAATGGGGACGGTGCCATGCCATGGAATTTCTTGAAAAGTTTGGATGTTAAGAGAAAT ATCGACGAAATCAAGCCACGCCCAGTGCAAGCTTACACGCCCATTTATATCACCGTACCCATTGTGATAAACACTCACTCTTCTTTGCCCATATCTGTGACAATAGGTGGACAAAAGATCCCTCTAAAGCTACCAAgtgaaacaaaacaacaacccTCCGTTCTTGCTTCAGATAAAGTTAAAGCTTCAGCCGGCAGTCCAATAGTTACGCCCACCTCTATCTTTAACAAACTCATGGACTACAGTGAACCACCCATCCGACAAACAAATCGTCATCGCAGTAATTTCCGTAAAAAAATCTATGCCCGCAACAATGAACATCAAGTCGAGGAGTTTGAATATAAAAGTGAAGAAAATTAA